In Leguminivora glycinivorella isolate SPB_JAAS2020 chromosome 11, LegGlyc_1.1, whole genome shotgun sequence, a single window of DNA contains:
- the LOC125230980 gene encoding ubiquitin conjugation factor E4 B has translation MSELSQEEIRRRRLARLAALSGPGAAPASPPATPGASAPLPASPPAPSTEPSTPEDIANANKQPFYSDGVKKSDDQTEIPADGLIVTEKTDNNLLDEMPDTKMTDLSQTRQYSFDSMGDDTLVSCGSVRVGSSPRPTGVEQGTPREDSTSRSISPAQFVEPSPVRPRPSNASPSCSRRSLSMEVDDVSERNSQSEHQQEPMEVEDNDSTASPARKISRSRTVSCTELTEEQLRTIVGKILQVSWSEDSAGGIYVPSVAASLLDNPKLSLEEMASEALMDVILQISSGADPLNQKLIAVSETTKRLNEDCGDDTLTGGGPLSSDNDPDKSGCPAPSLPIPKTIPTQGLAVSYILRFYNNINIYEREHPKKSSEPPLSDLLQNLRTLLVSNLVLVLRDKVDLEKCRKSPLLPYLLIGNAPTGLIPELLTATYLDKEVFEDVFVPILMGIRSEMRGCVSPALRALRSLCELRAGPRHAQRPVCELVARLPSLCPAAVTTAPGREIARVSFLGPFFSISLFAEENPRLAERLFATGSGDRSLAFALQLEVEASRNTLHNICHNILLCPDAREPFLNYFAALLQRNERRAQLQTDERSLAGDGFMLNVCSVLQLLSVRIKLERVYPLYAFQPDSWANVRDETRLYFTAQEAQDWLDELNKDPAHKWPEAKFQTVCWFLTLHMHHVALIPALHTHQRRIRAFRDLQKVIEELMAAEPQWRNSFSALRNRELLRRWRRQIKRLHRSKQCAETALFDGELMRRSVQFYASVCALLTARLDAARAGGARAAQAFCALPEWYVEDVAEFMLFAVQYVPQVVAVYIEDPIITWLLSAICNSHLIKNPYLVAKIVEVLFVINLSVPLKLKNVYEKFMDHPMSQTALPSALMKFYTDIETTGQSTEFYDKFTIRFHISIILKGMWERPIHKQAIVKESRSGRQFVKFINMLMNDTTFLLDECLTYLKRIHESQESAATGAAAEARARALAQDERQCRSYLTLARETVDMLEYLTVEIKEPFLRAELAERLASMLNFNLQQLCGPKCKNLKVRRPEKYGWEPRRLLSQLVDIYLHLDSPPFLAALAADERSFRKELFEEAAVRLGKYNIKTRSEIERFLALADNAYQIVVSNQQKSDEFADAPEEFRDPLMDTLMTDPVLLPSGKVMDRSVILRHLLNSSTDPFNRQPLTEDQLRPAADLKERIIQWQREKKGSTSQDP, from the exons ATGAGTGAACTAAGTCAGGAAGAG ATACGGAGACGGAGACTGGCCCGGCTGGCGGCGCTGAGCGGGCCCGGCGCGGCGCCCGCGAGCCCGCCCGCCACTCCGGGCGCGTCCGCGCCGCTGCCCGCCAGCCCGCCCGCGCCCTCCACGGAGCCCAGCACGCCCGAAGACATCGCAAACGCCAACAAACAGCCATTCTATTCAGATGGAGTTAAGAAGAGTGATGATCAGACAGAGATACCCGCTGATGGTTTAATTGTTACAGAAAAAACAGACAATAATTTACTAGATGAGATGCCAGACACAAAAATGACAGATCTGTCTCAGACGAGACAGTACAGTTTTGATTCTATGGGTGATGACACACTGGTTAGTTGTGGGTCAGTGCGAGTGGGAAGCTCCCCGAGACCTACTGGAGTTGAGCAAGGCACGCCGCGGGAGGACAGCACCTCCCGGTCGATATCTCCAGCACAGTTTGTTGAGCCGTCACCGGTGCGGCCTCGGCCCAGCAATGCCTCCCCGAGCTGCTCCAGACGTTCCCTCTCTATGGAAGTGGATGATGTGTCTGAACGGAATTCCCAGTCTGAGCACCAACAGGAGCCCATGGAG GTGGAAGACAATGACTCGACCGCGTCACCGGCACGAAAGATCTCCCGCTCCCGGACGGTCAGCTGCACAGAACTGACGGAGGAGCAGCTGCGGACCATCGTCGGCAAGATCCTGCAGGTGTCCTGGTCAGAAGACAGTGCTG GCGGCATTTACGTACCTTCAGTCGCAGCGTCCCTGCTCGACAACCCTAAGCTAAGTTTAGAAGAGATGGCGTCAGAGGCTCTCATGGACGTCATCCTCCAGATATCCAGCGGCGCTGACCCCCTAAACCAAAAACTCATCGCCGTTTCCGAAACAACCAAAAGACTGAACGAAGATTGTGGCGACGACACGCTAACCGGCGGTGGCCCGCTATCTTCAGATAATGACCCGGATAAATCAGGTTGTCCGGCGCCATCGTTACCCATCCCCAAAACGATCCCCACGCAGGGGTTAGCCGTTAGTTACATATTAAGATTCTACAACAATATAAACATTTACGAAAGAGAGCACCCAAAGAAGAGTTCAGAGCCGCCTTTGAGTGATTTGTTACAGAACTTGAGAACTTTGCTTGTGAGTAATTTAGTGCTAGTGCTGCGAGATAAAGTGGACCTGGAGAAGTGCCGGAAGTCGCCGCTGTTGCCGTACTTGCTCATCGGCAACGCGCCGACTGGCCTTATACCGGAGCTATTGACAGCGACGTATTTGGATAAAGAAGTGTTTGAAGAT GTATTCGTGCCCATCCTGATGGGCATCCGGTCGGAGATGCGAGGGTGCGTGTCGCCCGCACTGCGCGCGCTGCGGTCGCTGTGCGAGCTGCGCGCGGGCCCGCGGCACGCGCAGCGGCCCGTGTGCGAGCTGGTGGCGCGCCTGCCCTCGCTGTGCCCCGCCGCCGTCACCACCGCGCCCGGCCGCGAGATCGCACGCGTCAGTTTCCTCGGCCCTTTCTTCTCG ATATCATTATTCGCGGAGGAGAACCCCCGCCTAGCCGAGCGTCTCTTCGCCACGGGCTCGGGCGACAGAAGCTTGGCCTTCGCTTTACAACTCGAGGTGGAAGCCAGCCGGAATACTCTACACAACATCTGCCATAACATCCTGCTGTGCCCAGACGCGAGGGAGCCGTTCCTTAACTACTTCGCCGCGCTGCTGCAGAGGAATGAACGCAGGGCCCAGTTGCAGACCGATGAGAGATCGTTAGCGG GTGATGGATTCATGCTCAACGTATGCTCAGTACTACAGCTGCTATCAGTCCGCATTAAGCTGGAGCGAGTGTACCCCTTGTACGCCTTCCAGCCAGACTCATGGGCCAACGTGCGCGACGAGACAAGACTGTACTTCACGGCGCAAGAGGCTCAAGACTGGCTCGATGAACTAA ACAAAGACCCGGCACACAAGTGGCCGGAAGCCAAGTTCCAGACGGTGTGCTGGTTCCTGACGCTGCACATGCATCACGTGGCGCTCATTCCTGCGCTGCACACGCACCAGCGACGCATTCG AGCATTCCGCGACCTGCAGAAAGTGATCGAAGAGCTGATGGCCGCCGAGCCGCAGTGGCGCAACAGCTTCTCCGCGCTGCGCAACCGCGAGCTGCTGCGGCGCTGGCGGCGGCAGATCAAGAGACTACACAG ATCAAAGCAATGCGCGGAGACGGCGCTGTTCGACGGCGAGCTGATGCGGCGCAGCGTGCAGTTCTACGCCAGCGTGTGCGCGCTGCTCACGGCGCGCCTCGACGCCGCAAGGgccggcggcgcgcgcgcggcgcAGGCCTTCTGCGCGCTGCCCGAGTGGTACGTCGAGGACGTCGCCGAGTTCATGCTGTTCGCCGTGCA ATATGTACCCCAAGTAGTGGCAGTGTACATCGAGGACCCCATCATCACCTGGCTCCTGAGCGCCATCTGCAACTCCCATCTCATCAAGAACCCGTACTTAGTCGCCAAGATCGTCGAAGTCCTCTTCGTGATCAATCTCTCCGTGCCATTGAAGCTCAAGAACGTGTACGAGAAGTTCATGGACCACCCGATGTCGCAGACGGCCCTGCCCAGCGCCCTGATGAAGTTTTACACGGACATTGAGACGACGGGACAGAGCACGGAGTTTTATGATAAATTTACGATCAGATTCCATATTAGCATTATATTGAAGGGGATGTGGGAGCGGCCTATTCACAAACAA GCCATAGTGAAAGAATCCCGGTCGGGCCGGCAGTTCGTCAAGTTCATCAACATGTTGATGAACGACACCACATTCCTTCTCGACGAATGTCTAACG TACCTGAAGCGCATCCACGAGTCGCAGGAGAGCGCGGCGACAGGCGCGGCGGCCgaggcgcgcgcgcgcgcgctcGCGCAGGACGAGCGCCAGTGCCGCTCCTACCTCACGCTCGCCAG AGAAACCGTGGACATGCTGGAATACCTGACGGTAGAGATTAAGGAGCCATTCCTGCGCGCCGAACTGGCCGAGCGACTCGCTTCCATGCTGAACTTCAACCTGCAGCAGCTGTGCGGGCCCAAGTGCAAGAACCTCAAG GTCCGACGACCAGAGAAGTACGGCTGGGAGCCGCGGCGGCTGTTGTCGCAGCTGGTGGACATCTACCTGCACCTCGACTCGCCGCCCTTCCTCGCCGCGTTGGCTGCTGACGAG CGATCATTCCGCAAGGAGCTGTTCGAGGAGGCGGCGGTGCGGCTCGGCAAGTACAACATCAAGACGCGCTCCGAGATCGAGCGCTTCCTCGCGCTCGCCGACAACGCCTACCAGATCGTAG tgTCGAATCAGCAAAAGAGTGACGAGTTCGCAGACGCACCGGAAGAGTTCAGAGATCCACTCATGGATACTCTCATGACTGACCCTGTGCTCTTGCCCTCCGGAAAG GTGATGGACCGGTCGGTGATCCTACGGCACCTGCTCAACAGCTCCACCGACCCCTTCAACCGGCAGCCGCTCACCGAGGACCAGCTGCGTCCAG CGGCCGACCTAAAAGAGAGAATCATCCAATGGCAGCGCGAAAAGAAAGGTTCGACCTCGCAAGACCCTTAA